The proteins below come from a single Acidobacteriota bacterium genomic window:
- a CDS encoding DUF5615 family PIN-like protein, with translation MGTLSSELGPLRAAQARGPLIYADANVPVPLVTFMRDRLAWDVLHVIDEPAWRRATDVAHYHRARELHRTLVTLDHDFLDDRRFPPADSPGVIVIDTPDERRQRKILAALDPQLRPTSRLAPLAGKKLLVHGDGRSNAE, from the coding sequence ATGGGGACGCTCTCTTCGGAGCTCGGGCCGCTGCGGGCGGCACAGGCGCGGGGGCCGTTGATCTACGCCGACGCGAACGTACCGGTCCCGCTCGTGACATTCATGCGCGACAGGCTGGCGTGGGACGTGCTGCACGTCATCGACGAACCCGCCTGGCGCCGCGCCACCGACGTCGCGCACTACCACCGCGCACGAGAGCTCCACCGCACGCTCGTCACGCTCGACCACGACTTTCTCGACGACCGCCGCTTCCCGCCCGCCGACAGCCCCGGTGTCATCGTCATCGACACGCCCGACGAGCGTCGCCAGCGGAAGATCCTCGCCGCCCTCGACCCGCAGCTCCGCCCCACCTCCCGCCTCGCCCCACTCGCAGGGAAGAAGCTGCTCGTGCATGGGGACGGACGGAGTAATGCCGAATGA
- the nagA gene encoding N-acetylglucosamine-6-phosphate deacetylase, with amino-acid sequence MLILDGAHVVLPDRVLSPGRIVIEGDRITDVGPGKEGGAFAGRWIVPGFIDVHVHGVNGEDVLAGPGRVARVAMHLPRFGCTSFTPTTFACPPAELETLARDIEAAMAAPGTESARVLPAHLESNFMAPEYRGAQPLDAFVLPPGAPPELATPGTATTFTADDIMAVISAHRGAIGTLTVAPELPEGLALVRTLASRGHIVSLGHSGATLEEARAAIDAGARRATHLFNRMPPLTHRAPGLIGAVLDDDRVDVELVADGYHVHPVVMRAAIRAKRPERVMAITDGLAGAGLPEGSHFELGGRGVTVRERACFLDDGTLAGSRLTMDRVFANLVDMVGVTPLEAAMMTATVQARALGLGDRGRIAPGLLADVVVLDDTWRVQQTLLGGGVVYAADRQA; translated from the coding sequence ATGTTGATCCTTGACGGTGCGCATGTGGTCCTGCCTGACAGGGTGTTGAGCCCGGGGCGGATCGTGATCGAAGGGGACCGCATCACCGATGTGGGACCGGGCAAGGAGGGTGGGGCGTTCGCTGGGCGGTGGATCGTGCCGGGATTCATCGACGTGCACGTGCACGGCGTCAACGGCGAGGACGTGCTGGCAGGGCCGGGACGCGTGGCGCGCGTGGCGATGCACCTGCCGCGGTTCGGCTGCACGTCGTTCACGCCCACCACGTTCGCGTGTCCACCTGCCGAGCTCGAGACGCTCGCGCGCGACATCGAAGCCGCGATGGCGGCACCGGGCACCGAGTCCGCGCGCGTGCTGCCGGCGCACCTCGAGAGCAACTTCATGGCGCCCGAGTACCGTGGCGCGCAGCCGCTCGACGCCTTCGTGCTCCCGCCTGGGGCACCGCCGGAACTGGCGACGCCAGGCACCGCGACGACGTTCACGGCCGACGACATCATGGCCGTGATCAGCGCTCATCGCGGAGCCATCGGCACGCTGACAGTCGCGCCCGAACTGCCTGAAGGCCTCGCGCTCGTACGGACGCTCGCCTCGCGCGGACACATCGTGTCCCTCGGCCACTCAGGCGCGACGCTGGAGGAAGCGCGTGCGGCGATCGACGCCGGCGCGCGCCGCGCCACGCACCTCTTCAACCGCATGCCGCCGCTCACGCATCGCGCACCGGGCCTCATCGGCGCCGTCCTGGACGACGACCGCGTGGACGTGGAGCTCGTGGCCGACGGCTATCACGTGCATCCTGTCGTGATGCGCGCGGCGATTCGCGCCAAGCGTCCCGAGCGCGTCATGGCCATCACCGACGGACTGGCAGGGGCGGGGCTCCCCGAAGGCTCGCACTTCGAGCTCGGCGGACGCGGCGTGACGGTGCGCGAGCGCGCGTGCTTCCTCGACGATGGGACCCTGGCGGGCAGCCGGCTGACGATGGATCGCGTGTTCGCGAACCTGGTGGACATGGTGGGCGTGACGCCCCTGGAGGCGGCGATGATGACCGCCACGGTGCAGGCGCGGGCGCTCGGGCTCGGCGATCGCGGCAGGATCGCGCCGGGCCTGCTGGCCGACGTCGTGGTCCTCGACGACACGTGGCGCGTGCAACAGACGCTCCTGGGCGGCGGCGTCGTGTACGCGGCGGACCGTCAGGCCTGA
- a CDS encoding DUF4097 family beta strand repeat protein: MRRPRITPLALAGLPLMLAGCIVHVDSGGFTSRDQVRVAVEGVPTVDLSTFDGAIEVRSWSKAEVLVEIESRASSRDLLDTIDIDSRGDKSGAVVHVTLKDTDGWRFSKHAVSRSARLIATVPAESRLRVNSGDGSVRVVRVRGTIEARTDDGRIVMREVGGDVVAHTGDGSVQVEDVDGRCRVSTRDGSVLVAGRLQGGIEARSGDGSVTIRAASGTIVDEDWHIETGDGGVVLTLPDPVDARLDLETGDGRIALAGFPELSVARDGERRRRLQAVLGDGQATLRVRTSDGTISLKRTP; encoded by the coding sequence ATGCGACGCCCGCGCATCACCCCGCTGGCCCTGGCCGGACTGCCCCTCATGCTGGCCGGCTGCATCGTCCATGTCGATTCGGGAGGCTTCACGTCGCGCGACCAGGTGCGCGTGGCCGTCGAGGGTGTGCCGACGGTCGATCTGTCGACCTTCGACGGGGCCATCGAAGTGCGGTCGTGGAGCAAGGCCGAAGTGCTCGTGGAGATCGAGTCGCGGGCCTCGTCTCGCGACCTGCTCGATACCATCGACATCGACAGTCGCGGCGACAAGTCCGGCGCCGTGGTCCACGTCACGCTGAAGGACACGGATGGCTGGCGATTCTCGAAGCACGCGGTGAGCCGGTCGGCGCGGCTGATCGCGACGGTGCCGGCGGAGAGCCGCCTGCGTGTCAACAGCGGCGACGGCTCGGTGCGCGTGGTGCGCGTGCGCGGCACCATCGAGGCACGCACGGACGATGGGCGCATCGTGATGCGCGAGGTGGGCGGCGACGTCGTGGCCCATACCGGCGACGGGAGCGTACAGGTCGAGGATGTCGACGGCCGGTGCCGCGTGAGCACGCGCGATGGCAGCGTGCTCGTGGCGGGCCGGTTGCAGGGCGGTATCGAAGCCCGCAGCGGTGATGGCAGCGTCACCATCCGCGCGGCGTCAGGCACCATCGTCGACGAGGACTGGCACATCGAGACGGGCGACGGAGGCGTGGTGCTCACGCTGCCGGATCCCGTCGACGCGCGGCTCGATCTCGAAACGGGCGATGGCCGCATCGCCCTGGCTGGATTCCCGGAGCTTTCGGTTGCCCGCGATGGCGAGCGTCGCCGACGCCTCCAGGCAGTGCTGGGCGACGGTCAGGCCACCCTGCGCGTCCGCACCTCCGACGGCACCATCAGCCTCAAACGCACGCCATAG
- a CDS encoding 7-cyano-7-deazaguanine synthase yields MPVEHPTTLHADRVAVLCSGGLDSIVLAADLTAHARVQPIYVASGLAWEAGERAMLARALAAFPAAAQLDPLHLIDASVRDVYAPGHWSIAGTPPAWETPDEDVYLVGRNIVLLGKTAVFCAINGISRIALAPLGGNPFPDATPAFYDAMATALSIGLAHRIAIETPYREWTKADVIRRGQVVGAPMALTLSCMNPVGDLHCGACSKCRERHDAFVEAIGSDPTEYVARG; encoded by the coding sequence GTGCCTGTAGAACACCCCACCACCTTACACGCCGATCGCGTGGCCGTGTTGTGTTCCGGCGGCCTCGACAGCATCGTCCTTGCCGCGGATCTCACGGCGCACGCCCGCGTACAGCCGATCTACGTGGCGTCCGGCCTCGCCTGGGAGGCTGGCGAACGGGCGATGCTCGCACGCGCGCTCGCGGCGTTTCCCGCGGCGGCGCAGCTCGATCCGCTCCACCTGATCGACGCATCCGTGCGCGACGTGTACGCCCCCGGGCACTGGTCGATCGCTGGGACGCCGCCGGCCTGGGAGACGCCCGACGAGGACGTGTACCTCGTGGGACGGAACATCGTGCTGCTCGGCAAGACCGCCGTCTTCTGCGCGATCAACGGCATCTCCCGCATCGCGCTGGCGCCACTCGGTGGCAACCCATTTCCCGATGCGACGCCTGCGTTCTATGACGCCATGGCAACGGCGCTGTCGATCGGTCTCGCGCACCGCATCGCGATCGAAACGCCGTACCGCGAATGGACGAAGGCCGACGTGATCCGTCGGGGTCAGGTGGTCGGCGCGCCGATGGCGCTCACGCTGTCGTGCATGAATCCGGTCGGCGACCTGCACTGCGGCGCGTGCAGCAAATGCCGCGAGCGCCACGACGCCTTCGTCGAAGCGATTGGATCAGATCCGACGGAGTACGTAGCCAGGGGTTGA
- a CDS encoding HAD-IA family hydrolase gives MFYRHFVFDLDGTLIDSRQDLVDAANAMLATYDAPPLPSQAVVAMVGEGARMLVTRALAAARVDADVDEALARFIDAYDARLTATTHLYDGVAETLRRLHAGAHVSVLTNKPQRPTDAILASLGVAPFVHAAIGGDSSYGRKPAPDALRALIDRAGATVEETLMVGDSWVDVATAVAAGVDACLVTYGFGFAAVDAEHRARARWSIDAIDSLLPLMSAHQR, from the coding sequence GTGTTCTACAGGCACTTCGTCTTCGACCTCGATGGCACGTTGATCGACTCGCGTCAGGATCTCGTGGATGCCGCCAACGCGATGCTCGCCACCTATGATGCACCGCCCCTCCCGTCGCAGGCCGTCGTGGCGATGGTGGGCGAGGGCGCCCGCATGCTTGTGACGCGTGCGCTGGCCGCGGCGCGCGTCGACGCCGACGTCGACGAGGCGCTCGCCCGGTTCATCGACGCCTATGACGCGCGGCTCACGGCCACCACGCACCTCTACGACGGCGTGGCCGAGACGTTGCGCCGGCTCCACGCCGGAGCCCACGTGTCGGTGCTCACCAACAAGCCGCAGCGGCCGACCGACGCCATCCTGGCATCGTTGGGCGTCGCGCCGTTCGTCCATGCGGCTATCGGTGGCGATTCGTCGTACGGCAGGAAGCCCGCGCCCGACGCCCTGCGCGCGCTGATCGATCGCGCCGGCGCGACTGTGGAAGAGACCCTGATGGTCGGCGACTCGTGGGTGGACGTGGCGACCGCCGTGGCCGCCGGTGTCGACGCGTGTCTGGTCACTTACGGGTTCGGTTTCGCCGCCGTCGACGCCGAGCACCGCGCGCGGGCCCGCTGGTCCATCGATGCGATCGACAGCCTGCTCCCGCTGATGTCGGCGCATCAGCGCTGA
- a CDS encoding metal-dependent transcriptional regulator, with translation MPSSTVENYLKAIHAAQRAIAADALVPMGQLAAALDVVPGTATTMVKALAESGLVRYEPYAGVRLTPAGDRLAGLVLRRHRLIELFLVEVMGMSWAEVHDEAEHLEHAVSDRLIGRMDEMLGFPSVDPHGDPIPNADGGVHERSYHSLADCPLGVPVRVARIADQNADFLRFLEQSALVPGQVLVVLSRDTAADSVAVQGTDAPQLVIGARAASKVLVDTTPAR, from the coding sequence CTGCCGTCCAGCACCGTCGAGAATTACCTCAAGGCCATCCACGCCGCGCAGCGTGCGATCGCGGCTGACGCGCTCGTGCCCATGGGCCAGCTCGCCGCCGCGCTCGACGTGGTGCCCGGCACGGCCACCACGATGGTGAAGGCCCTCGCCGAGTCCGGACTCGTGCGCTACGAGCCGTACGCGGGCGTGCGCCTGACACCCGCCGGCGACAGGCTCGCGGGACTCGTCCTGCGGCGGCATCGCCTCATCGAGTTGTTCCTCGTCGAGGTCATGGGCATGAGCTGGGCCGAGGTCCACGACGAGGCCGAACACCTGGAGCATGCCGTCTCCGATCGGCTGATCGGCAGGATGGACGAGATGCTCGGCTTCCCGTCCGTCGACCCGCACGGCGACCCCATCCCGAATGCCGACGGCGGCGTCCACGAGCGCAGCTACCACTCGCTCGCCGACTGCCCGCTCGGCGTGCCGGTGCGCGTGGCGCGCATCGCCGATCAGAACGCGGATTTCCTCCGCTTCCTGGAACAGAGTGCCCTGGTACCCGGCCAGGTGCTCGTGGTGCTGTCGCGAGACACGGCTGCCGACAGCGTGGCCGTGCAGGGGACCGACGCGCCACAGCTGGTGATCGGCGCGCGCGCGGCGTCGAAGGTGCTCGTCGACACGACGCCCGCGCGGTGA
- a CDS encoding glycosyltransferase family 4 protein, translating into MRIVHVVTHLRLGAGRAIVDLCTEQAKRGHTVLVALSTDAEGPWASDPAQVAELERRGIVTQVVGDTFHRDTAGLGRAADGLRALVGAWSPGDVAHAHTAVAGAVAHWSGAPAIVVTCHGWNLERPAAYDLQDALAMSTAKAVISPSTDWAQRVAALPGVPHVYVIPNGFDLSRYPARTAARAGSRDTRIICVGEITMRKGQDLLVAAMPLVWEQCPGATLDLAGDGDMAAELRALASRTDPTGQRIRLLGHVARPWDILLSADVFCLPSRSDNQPVAIVEAMLAGLPIVSTRVGGIPEMIEKANAGEVVDLDSPDAQTEASVDTLAAALVRAITRDDRVEMGAAVEAAARREYGVETMVDRLEAIHADACRTSPQVPYDG; encoded by the coding sequence ATGCGCATCGTCCATGTCGTGACGCATCTCCGCCTCGGGGCCGGCCGCGCCATCGTCGATCTGTGTACGGAGCAGGCGAAACGTGGACACACCGTGCTCGTGGCGCTCTCGACCGATGCCGAAGGCCCCTGGGCGTCCGATCCGGCGCAGGTCGCGGAACTGGAGCGGAGAGGCATCGTCACGCAGGTCGTCGGAGATACATTCCATCGCGACACGGCGGGCCTCGGACGCGCGGCCGACGGCCTGCGCGCGTTGGTGGGAGCCTGGTCGCCGGGCGACGTCGCGCACGCGCATACCGCCGTGGCTGGCGCCGTGGCGCACTGGTCCGGCGCGCCAGCCATCGTCGTGACATGCCACGGCTGGAACCTCGAACGACCGGCGGCCTACGACCTCCAGGACGCGCTCGCGATGTCCACGGCGAAGGCCGTGATCTCGCCGTCGACCGACTGGGCCCAACGCGTGGCCGCGCTTCCCGGTGTCCCACACGTGTACGTGATTCCTAACGGCTTCGATCTCTCGCGCTACCCCGCCCGCACGGCCGCGCGCGCCGGTTCGCGCGACACCCGCATCATCTGCGTCGGCGAGATCACGATGCGCAAGGGGCAGGATCTCCTCGTGGCCGCGATGCCGCTCGTGTGGGAGCAGTGTCCCGGTGCGACGCTGGATCTGGCCGGCGACGGCGACATGGCGGCTGAACTTCGCGCGCTCGCGAGCCGCACCGATCCCACCGGCCAGCGCATCCGCCTCCTCGGGCACGTCGCGCGCCCGTGGGACATCCTCCTCTCCGCCGACGTGTTCTGCCTTCCGTCCCGATCCGACAACCAGCCCGTGGCGATCGTCGAGGCGATGCTGGCGGGCCTTCCCATCGTGTCGACGCGCGTGGGTGGGATCCCCGAGATGATCGAGAAGGCGAACGCCGGTGAGGTAGTGGATCTCGACTCACCGGACGCACAGACGGAAGCGTCCGTCGACACGCTGGCAGCAGCGCTTGTGCGAGCCATCACGCGGGACGACAGGGTCGAGATGGGTGCCGCCGTCGAAGCCGCCGCACGTCGCGAGTACGGCGTCGAGACGATGGTCGATCGGCTCGAGGCGATCCATGCCGACGCCTGTCGCACCTCGCCGCAGGTACCATATGACGGTTGA